In Altererythrobacter rubellus, the following are encoded in one genomic region:
- a CDS encoding response regulator transcription factor, translating into MKGPEMDNSAAESGQTSEKSVIALVDDDRNILTSVSIALQAEGFTTRVYSDGETALKALLDNPPDLAVFDIKMPKMDGLELLRRVRRESALPVIFLTSKDDERDEEIGLELGADDYIAKPFSLRLLLARIRAILRRADHINAGEQSDPGNSDQRQTVIARGRLYMDPSRHHVIWNEQPVSLTVTEFLILEALAGRPGVIKSRNQLMDAAYPDDVFVDDRTIDSHIKRMRRKFRQVDDDFSAIETLYGAGYSFTDG; encoded by the coding sequence ATGAAAGGGCCAGAAATGGACAATTCTGCGGCCGAATCTGGCCAAACAAGCGAGAAATCTGTGATCGCGCTGGTCGACGACGACCGCAACATCCTGACGTCGGTTTCGATTGCGCTTCAAGCGGAAGGGTTCACCACTCGCGTTTATTCGGATGGCGAAACGGCCTTGAAGGCCTTGCTGGACAATCCGCCAGATCTGGCCGTGTTCGATATCAAGATGCCAAAGATGGACGGGCTAGAGTTGCTGCGCCGCGTTCGGCGCGAGTCTGCCCTGCCTGTCATATTCCTGACCAGCAAGGATGACGAGCGCGACGAGGAGATCGGGCTAGAGTTGGGCGCCGATGACTACATCGCCAAGCCATTCAGCTTGCGTCTTTTGCTGGCTCGCATCCGCGCAATTTTGCGACGCGCTGATCATATCAATGCGGGCGAACAAAGCGACCCAGGCAATTCCGATCAGCGGCAAACAGTCATTGCACGCGGACGTCTCTATATGGACCCGTCACGGCATCATGTAATATGGAACGAGCAGCCCGTTTCGCTGACTGTCACGGAGTTTCTGATCCTTGAAGCGCTTGCGGGCCGTCCCGGGGTCATCAAGAGCCGAAACCAACTCATGGATGCGGCATACCCGGATGATGTCTTCGTCGATGACCGAACAATCGACAGCCATATCAAGCGGATGCGCCGCAAGTTCCGCCAGGTCGACGACGATTTCAGCGCAATCGAAACGCTTTACGGTGCAGGGTATAGTTTCACAGATGGCTGA
- a CDS encoding phosphoenolpyruvate carboxykinase, translating into MSLAVPLSAQGIETASRIHSNLGTPQLVEQALARGEGELSHHGALVVQTGPHTGRSAKDKFIVRDAETEDSVWWGKVNASMTPEHFAALKEDFLAALKEKDELFVADLFGGSQPEYRVNVRVINELAWHNLFIRTMLVRPTAGQLADFAPEYTIIDLPSFRADPERHGTRSETVIAVNLSEKLILIGGTRYAGEMKKSVFGILNYLLPTKGVMPMHCSANVGADGKTAVFFGLSGTGKTTLSADASRTLIGDDEHGWSDTAVFNFEGGCYAKMIRLSEEAEPEIYATTRRFGTVLENVVMDPQTRELDFDDNTLAENTRGAYPIEFIPNTSEHNLGPVPSNVIMLTADAFGVLPPIARLTPDQAMYHFLSGYTAKVAGTEIGVTEPEATFSTCFGAPFMPRHPSVYGNLLKERIAKGGVACWLVNTGWTGGKYGVGNRMPIKATRALLNAALDGSLNDVEFRRDVNFGFDVPVAVPGVDTAILDPRGTWTDKEEYDRTAEKLVKLFVENFAQFADHVDQGVREAAPRSIVAA; encoded by the coding sequence ATTTCGCTTGCCGTTCCCTTGTCCGCCCAGGGCATTGAAACCGCCTCTCGCATTCACTCAAACCTCGGCACACCGCAACTGGTCGAGCAAGCATTAGCCAGGGGCGAAGGCGAACTGTCGCACCATGGCGCGCTGGTTGTGCAAACCGGCCCGCACACAGGTCGCAGCGCGAAAGACAAATTCATCGTTCGCGATGCAGAGACTGAAGACAGCGTCTGGTGGGGAAAAGTCAACGCCAGCATGACGCCTGAGCATTTCGCCGCGCTGAAGGAAGACTTTCTGGCTGCGCTCAAAGAGAAGGACGAGCTTTTCGTTGCGGACCTTTTCGGTGGTTCACAGCCGGAATACCGCGTAAATGTGCGTGTGATCAACGAGCTTGCTTGGCACAATCTGTTCATCCGCACGATGCTGGTTCGCCCGACTGCGGGTCAACTGGCTGACTTCGCGCCTGAATACACGATCATTGATCTGCCAAGCTTCCGCGCCGATCCGGAACGCCACGGCACTCGCAGCGAAACTGTGATTGCTGTGAACCTTAGTGAGAAACTGATCCTTATCGGCGGCACACGCTACGCCGGAGAGATGAAGAAGAGTGTCTTCGGCATTCTCAATTATCTGCTGCCGACCAAGGGTGTGATGCCGATGCACTGTTCGGCCAATGTCGGCGCAGACGGCAAGACTGCCGTCTTCTTCGGATTGTCCGGAACTGGCAAAACAACGCTTTCTGCAGACGCAAGCCGCACGCTGATCGGTGATGACGAGCATGGCTGGTCAGACACCGCGGTCTTCAATTTTGAAGGGGGCTGCTATGCCAAGATGATCCGCCTGTCTGAAGAGGCTGAACCGGAGATCTACGCAACAACACGACGGTTTGGCACAGTGCTCGAAAATGTCGTGATGGATCCGCAGACCCGCGAACTCGATTTCGATGACAATACGCTCGCCGAAAATACACGCGGTGCTTACCCGATCGAATTTATTCCGAACACTTCGGAACACAATCTCGGACCGGTGCCCAGCAATGTTATCATGCTGACCGCTGATGCATTTGGCGTTTTGCCTCCGATCGCCCGGCTTACACCCGATCAGGCCATGTATCACTTCCTGTCGGGCTATACCGCAAAGGTAGCGGGTACAGAAATCGGCGTGACCGAGCCTGAAGCCACCTTCAGCACATGTTTCGGGGCACCGTTCATGCCGCGCCACCCGAGCGTTTACGGCAATCTTCTGAAAGAACGCATCGCCAAGGGCGGCGTTGCGTGCTGGCTGGTCAACACCGGCTGGACCGGCGGCAAATATGGCGTGGGCAATCGTATGCCGATCAAAGCGACGCGCGCACTGCTTAATGCAGCGCTCGATGGAAGCTTGAATGATGTCGAGTTCCGCAGGGACGTGAATTTCGGCTTCGATGTGCCGGTTGCCGTTCCGGGAGTGGACACCGCGATCCTCGATCCGCGCGGCACATGGACGGACAAGGAAGAGTATGACCGCACCGCTGAGAAGCTGGTCAAGCTGTTCGTTGAGAATTTTGCGCAGTTTGCAGATCACGTTGATCAAGGTGTTCGCGAAGCTGCTCCGCGCAGCATTGTTGCCGCCTGA
- a CDS encoding DUF885 domain-containing protein, whose protein sequence is MIKNSISLTRRQTLAGLGATTALTLSGCAAIPRPEGIAQAQTIGAERLLEVVAYNLLHHEPSRATTLGVDTGRYAYLRGKLEDQSPEGQQAYASTLREDLARVRAFPKDGLDSTNRTNLEVVESAYELALDGFALPYGDTPVGSWRTAPYVVIQNVGSYIGAPRFMQSDTPMRDGDDADAYIERMQQLPFAFDGELARIKAARAMGVVPPDFLLDKAINQMEQSIASAGKGELFAEPLRARLREAGMPESHANLASRLETGPIAEALTRQLEELRVERGVATSEPGISARPRGDEFYAWALRSSTTTRMTPDEIHQQGLEELEALHSRMDPILREIGYTDGTVGERMQALGSDPRYMFAEGDAGREEIFEFIWDRINWIKSQMPRAFNTLVDPNLEVTRIPIAEEAGAPGAYGGAGSKDGTIPGRFWINLRSTDLHRKYDLADLTYHEAIPGHVWEGEYSNRLPLIRSILAFNPFSEGWALYGEQLADELGAYDDFKVGRLGYLQSLAFRACRMVVDTGLHAKGWSRERAVNFFVERNGSKPIEVRGEVDRYCSWPGQATGYKLGHSRIVDLRSRAEAELGAAYDFKAFNDAVVMGGNAPLNVLEANVERYIASASQ, encoded by the coding sequence ATGATCAAAAACTCCATTTCGCTCACACGTCGCCAGACCCTCGCCGGGCTTGGCGCGACGACCGCGCTTACACTGTCTGGCTGCGCCGCGATCCCGCGTCCAGAGGGGATTGCGCAGGCTCAAACGATCGGTGCTGAGCGCTTGCTCGAGGTCGTGGCGTATAATCTGCTCCATCACGAGCCTAGCCGCGCAACGACGCTCGGCGTTGATACCGGTCGCTATGCCTACCTACGCGGAAAGCTTGAGGATCAATCGCCCGAAGGCCAGCAAGCCTATGCCAGTACTTTGCGTGAAGATCTGGCGCGGGTGCGGGCCTTTCCGAAGGATGGCCTCGACAGCACCAACCGCACCAATCTGGAAGTGGTCGAAAGTGCATATGAGCTGGCGCTCGACGGCTTTGCCCTGCCCTATGGCGATACGCCCGTCGGCAGCTGGCGCACCGCACCCTATGTCGTGATCCAGAATGTCGGTTCTTACATCGGCGCGCCGCGTTTCATGCAGTCAGACACGCCGATGCGCGATGGCGACGATGCCGACGCTTACATCGAACGGATGCAGCAGCTTCCATTTGCGTTCGACGGGGAACTGGCGCGGATCAAAGCGGCGCGCGCGATGGGCGTTGTTCCGCCCGATTTCCTGCTCGACAAGGCCATCAATCAGATGGAGCAGAGCATCGCCAGCGCCGGCAAAGGCGAACTGTTCGCAGAACCTCTGCGCGCAAGATTGCGTGAGGCCGGTATGCCGGAAAGTCATGCGAACCTGGCGAGCAGGCTGGAAACCGGCCCGATCGCTGAAGCGCTAACCCGTCAGCTGGAAGAATTGCGCGTAGAGCGCGGTGTTGCGACTTCCGAACCCGGGATTTCCGCCCGTCCACGTGGTGATGAATTTTACGCCTGGGCGCTTCGTTCAAGCACCACAACACGTATGACGCCCGATGAAATCCACCAGCAAGGTCTGGAAGAACTCGAAGCGCTTCATTCGCGGATGGACCCCATCTTGCGCGAGATCGGTTATACTGATGGCACTGTAGGCGAGCGTATGCAGGCGCTTGGTTCTGACCCGCGCTATATGTTTGCAGAGGGGGATGCGGGGCGCGAGGAAATCTTCGAATTCATCTGGGACCGGATCAACTGGATCAAGAGCCAAATGCCGCGCGCCTTCAACACGCTGGTCGATCCCAATCTGGAGGTCACCCGAATTCCCATCGCGGAAGAAGCCGGTGCACCGGGCGCCTACGGCGGCGCTGGCAGCAAGGATGGCACCATTCCCGGACGCTTCTGGATCAATCTGCGCAGCACAGACCTGCACCGCAAATATGATCTGGCTGACCTGACCTATCACGAGGCCATTCCCGGCCACGTATGGGAAGGCGAATATTCCAACCGCTTGCCCTTGATCCGCTCGATCCTCGCCTTCAACCCGTTCAGCGAAGGTTGGGCATTGTACGGCGAGCAATTGGCCGACGAGCTCGGCGCTTATGACGATTTCAAGGTTGGGCGTTTGGGCTATCTGCAATCGCTCGCGTTCCGCGCTTGCCGTATGGTGGTCGACACAGGGCTGCACGCCAAGGGCTGGAGCCGCGAACGTGCAGTCAATTTCTTTGTCGAACGCAATGGCTCCAAACCGATCGAAGTGCGCGGCGAGGTTGACCGCTATTGCAGCTGGCCGGGCCAGGCGACGGGATACAAGCTTGGCCATAGCCGGATTGTCGACCTGCGCAGCCGCGCCGAGGCTGAGCTGGGCGCAGCGTATGACTTCAAGGCATTCAACGATGCTGTGGTGATGGGCGGCAACGCCCCGCTCAACGTGCTGGAAGCGAATGTAGAGCGGTATATTGCCAGCGCCTCACAATAG
- a CDS encoding energy transducer TonB, translating to MAFADQKSLKERSAGMAGAIILPAALGAIFISGLAVKDIILPPEQKPFEGVTVKLPPPPPPEEIIEPKPKPDTASTQVVAPERPIEIPTSDWTVKPIEQLPPIGGEVIPFALPPIDTGPGFGSIKPAVATPRNDPGRWVTESDYRTVWINREWTGTARFSLKINASGRVTGCEITRSTGHNALDNATCELIAKRARFNAATDANGQAVASTYSNAISWELPD from the coding sequence ATGGCATTTGCAGATCAGAAGAGCCTGAAGGAGCGCAGCGCTGGCATGGCAGGCGCGATAATCCTGCCCGCAGCACTGGGCGCGATCTTCATCTCGGGATTGGCGGTAAAAGACATCATCCTGCCGCCAGAGCAGAAGCCCTTTGAAGGCGTAACGGTCAAACTCCCGCCCCCACCACCGCCAGAGGAAATCATCGAACCCAAACCGAAGCCGGACACGGCTTCCACTCAAGTGGTGGCACCGGAACGCCCGATTGAAATCCCGACTTCGGACTGGACAGTGAAGCCAATTGAACAATTGCCCCCGATTGGCGGCGAGGTAATCCCCTTCGCTTTGCCGCCGATTGACACCGGCCCCGGCTTCGGCTCGATCAAGCCGGCGGTCGCCACGCCGCGCAATGATCCGGGCCGTTGGGTGACGGAGAGCGACTATCGGACCGTCTGGATCAATCGCGAGTGGACCGGCACTGCGCGTTTCTCGCTTAAGATCAATGCAAGCGGGCGCGTCACAGGCTGTGAGATCACGCGCTCAACCGGGCATAATGCGCTGGACAATGCGACATGCGAGCTAATCGCCAAGCGAGCGCGGTTCAATGCGGCAACTGACGCGAATGGCCAAGCCGTCGCCAGCACTTATTCCAATGCAATCTCTTGGGAGCTACCCGACTAG
- a CDS encoding alpha/beta hydrolase: MPSVIFPGPEGRLEGRFSPPPRPRAPVAMILHPHPEGGGTMNDRIVQRMYKTFSDRGFATLRFNFRGVGRSQGSFDNGIGELSDAASALDWVQSIHPEAQTTWVAGYSFGALIGMQLLMRRPEVRGFISVAPPANMYDFSFLAPCPASGIFIQGAADTVVQPTAVQKLVDKLRTQKHITIHHEEIPRANHFFENEIEDLMGSVDNYLDFRLDPDCPIK, from the coding sequence ATGCCCTCAGTCATCTTTCCCGGCCCCGAAGGCCGTCTTGAAGGTCGTTTCTCTCCTCCACCGCGCCCGCGTGCACCGGTCGCAATGATTTTGCATCCGCACCCCGAAGGTGGCGGCACCATGAATGATCGCATTGTGCAACGGATGTACAAAACCTTCAGCGATCGCGGCTTTGCAACGCTGCGCTTCAACTTCCGCGGTGTTGGCCGCAGTCAGGGCAGCTTTGACAACGGTATTGGCGAACTCAGCGATGCAGCATCTGCGCTCGATTGGGTTCAGTCGATCCACCCAGAGGCGCAAACCACTTGGGTTGCCGGTTACAGCTTCGGTGCTTTGATCGGTATGCAGTTGCTGATGCGCCGCCCCGAAGTGCGCGGATTTATCTCGGTCGCACCGCCCGCTAACATGTATGACTTCAGCTTCCTTGCGCCCTGCCCGGCTTCGGGCATCTTCATTCAGGGTGCCGCGGACACGGTAGTGCAACCGACCGCCGTGCAGAAGCTGGTCGACAAGCTGCGCACGCAAAAGCACATCACGATCCATCATGAAGAGATCCCGCGCGCCAACCACTTCTTCGAAAACGAAATCGAAGATCTGATGGGCTCAGTCGATAATTATCTCGACTTCCGACTCGATCCGGACTGTCCGATCAAGTGA
- a CDS encoding cysteine desulfurase family protein yields MRSRALYRVYCANRNEIGQQESTRPIPERIYLDHAATSPLRPEAKAAMEEGFRIWANPSSPHAEGRKAKAALEDARERIKRALGWDGELIFTSGASEALWIALNRAKGTRRVVSAVEHDAVYRAAPDAEQISDNTTLDENCILAIQHVNSETGVINPVDQMVETVRKTGAIVLSDCAQSAGKLALPDADMIVVSAHKFGGPIGIGALLVRDYNLLEPVGGHERGYRQGTENMPAALGMAAALEAGDWQTTAADRVKFAEQLGKEVLRFGEQNDYIFAVTHPSISAQALLIRLDAMGYAVSAGSACSSGTLKKSRVLDAFGVSDEVAARTIRVSIGWNTTPDDLAKFAKAWKSLI; encoded by the coding sequence ATGCGAAGTCGCGCGCTATATAGGGTTTATTGCGCAAATCGCAATGAAATTGGCCAGCAAGAAAGCACTCGTCCCATTCCCGAACGCATCTATCTCGATCACGCCGCGACCAGCCCGCTGCGCCCCGAAGCAAAAGCGGCGATGGAAGAGGGCTTTCGCATCTGGGCAAACCCGTCTTCTCCGCATGCCGAAGGGCGCAAGGCCAAGGCCGCGCTGGAGGATGCGCGCGAACGGATCAAGCGCGCGCTCGGTTGGGATGGCGAGCTGATCTTCACCAGCGGCGCAAGCGAGGCGTTGTGGATCGCGCTCAACCGCGCGAAGGGAACGCGCCGTGTAGTCAGCGCAGTTGAGCATGATGCGGTGTACCGGGCTGCGCCCGATGCGGAACAAATCTCAGACAACACAACTTTGGATGAGAATTGCATTCTCGCGATACAGCATGTGAACTCTGAAACCGGAGTGATTAATCCCGTCGATCAAATGGTTGAGACGGTGCGAAAAACGGGCGCGATCGTGCTGTCCGATTGCGCGCAGAGCGCGGGCAAGCTCGCGCTTCCAGATGCTGACATGATTGTCGTTTCTGCGCATAAGTTTGGCGGACCGATTGGTATCGGTGCTCTGCTGGTCCGGGATTACAATTTGTTGGAGCCCGTTGGCGGACATGAACGTGGATATCGGCAAGGTACAGAAAACATGCCTGCGGCATTGGGAATGGCCGCGGCGCTAGAGGCGGGTGATTGGCAAACGACGGCGGCAGATCGCGTGAAGTTTGCCGAGCAGCTGGGCAAGGAAGTGCTCCGCTTTGGTGAACAGAATGATTATATTTTCGCGGTGACGCATCCCTCAATATCTGCCCAAGCGCTTCTGATCCGTCTCGATGCGATGGGGTATGCGGTGTCGGCGGGAAGCGCGTGTTCATCCGGAACGCTCAAAAAAAGCCGCGTGCTTGATGCCTTTGGCGTATCCGATGAGGTTGCGGCGCGGACAATCCGGGTCAGCATCGGCTGGAACACGACACCGGACGACTTGGCCAAGTTTGCCAAAGCTTGGAAGTCGCTCATATGA
- a CDS encoding cysteine desulfurase family protein, with protein MIYLDYQATTPLAPEARDAMLRWLDGPDGTGFGNPHSAHRMGRMAAAAIEAARDRISALFPPGGKVIFTGGATEALNLAIRGSGNGGSVSYSAIEHSAVGDTAQAAGKSHILNVDHDGQCDAKQDMPDDTRLIAVMQVNNEIGVIQPTLEWHRRAKEANALYLCDAVQAYGKVEVTGADMIAVSAHKLHGPKGIGALWVRDGVELTEMQTGGGQEHDLRSGTLSPALIAGFGAAAELANERMAVDAAHVEALWERARELFADWTLNGSAEARWHGNLNIRRDGLDVVRLMSDVRDVMFSAGSACASGSGRPSHVLKAIGLSDAEAKSSIRLGFGRYTTLEEIEIAANKINVAAKEQGL; from the coding sequence ATGATCTACCTCGATTACCAAGCCACGACCCCGCTCGCGCCCGAAGCGCGCGACGCGATGCTGCGCTGGCTCGACGGGCCGGATGGCACCGGTTTCGGCAATCCGCACAGCGCGCACCGCATGGGCCGGATGGCGGCTGCGGCGATCGAAGCCGCGCGGGACAGGATTTCGGCGCTCTTCCCACCCGGCGGCAAAGTGATCTTCACCGGCGGCGCCACCGAAGCGCTTAACCTGGCGATCCGAGGCTCTGGTAATGGTGGCAGCGTATCCTATTCCGCGATCGAGCACTCGGCCGTCGGCGATACAGCGCAAGCTGCGGGCAAGTCGCACATCCTCAATGTCGACCATGACGGCCAGTGCGACGCGAAACAGGACATGCCCGATGACACCCGCCTGATCGCGGTGATGCAGGTCAATAATGAGATTGGCGTGATCCAGCCAACACTCGAATGGCATCGCAGGGCCAAAGAAGCGAACGCGCTATATCTGTGCGACGCGGTGCAGGCGTACGGCAAAGTGGAAGTCACCGGCGCGGACATGATCGCGGTTAGCGCGCACAAGCTTCACGGGCCCAAGGGCATCGGCGCGCTGTGGGTGCGTGACGGGGTCGAACTGACTGAGATGCAAACGGGCGGGGGGCAGGAGCATGATTTGCGCTCTGGCACCTTGTCACCCGCGCTGATCGCGGGGTTCGGCGCGGCTGCCGAGCTCGCAAATGAACGCATGGCAGTGGACGCGGCACATGTGGAAGCACTGTGGGAACGTGCGCGAGAGTTGTTTGCGGACTGGACGCTCAATGGCAGTGCGGAGGCGCGCTGGCACGGCAATCTCAATATTCGCAGAGACGGGCTTGATGTTGTCCGGCTTATGTCTGACGTGCGCGATGTTATGTTCAGCGCGGGCTCTGCCTGTGCGAGCGGATCGGGCCGCCCCAGCCATGTATTGAAAGCGATCGGACTGTCAGACGCTGAAGCGAAATCCTCTATCCGGCTGGGTTTCGGGCGCTATACCACGCTGGAAGAGATTGAAATCGCGGCGAATAAGATCAACGTTGCGGCGAAGGAGCAAGGGCTGTGA
- a CDS encoding 2Fe-2S iron-sulfur cluster-binding protein, with protein sequence MSIKVRFSDTQGNVTEGEGEVGQSLLEVGQALGLPLEGTCEGQMACSTCHVIVDAEWFDKLAEASEEEEDMLDFAAGVRRTSRLSCQIDLTQELDGLSVTVPAEAHDMRRM encoded by the coding sequence GTGAGTATCAAAGTCCGTTTTTCGGACACACAGGGCAATGTCACCGAAGGCGAGGGTGAAGTGGGCCAATCACTGCTCGAAGTGGGGCAGGCGCTGGGCCTGCCGCTGGAGGGCACATGCGAAGGCCAGATGGCTTGCTCGACCTGCCATGTCATTGTTGATGCGGAATGGTTCGATAAGCTTGCCGAAGCGAGCGAAGAAGAGGAAGACATGCTCGATTTCGCCGCCGGAGTGCGCCGCACGAGCCGCCTTTCCTGCCAGATCGATTTGACCCAAGAGCTCGACGGGCTCAGCGTCACTGTACCCGCCGAAGCGCATGATATGCGACGGATGTAG
- the parC gene encoding DNA topoisomerase IV subunit A has protein sequence MADVTEIPDSDPFDAIVDAPFDSALEERYLVYALSTITARSLPDLRDGLKPVHRRLLWAMRQLKLDPNSAFKKSARVVGDVIGKYHPHGDASVYDAMVRLAQDFALRYPLVEGQGNFGNIDGDNAAAYRYTEARLTKTALQLMAGLDEGTVDFIPTYNGEEQEPEIFPGLFPNLLANGSSGIAVGMATNIPSHNVAEVIDATLELIDNPHVEHARLMELFQGPDFATGGQIIDSHEAIAHAYETGRGSFRVRGVFHAAEADKAEDREAGIERLGGGQWQLVISQIPYQVQKGKLIEQIAQAIADKKLPILDDVRDESDEQIRIVLVPRSRNVDPELLKESVFKLTDLETRFGLNLNVLDANRTPMVMGLKELLQNWVASQIDILQRRSQHRLDQIARRLELVEGYIIAFLNLDRVIEIIRYEDDPKSVMMAEFKLTDRQAEAILNMRLRSLRKLEEMQLRNEKDELLAEQEELETLLGSPARQRTRLKRDLKALLKEYGPETKLGARRTKIEEAEPAVEFSMDAMIEKEPVTIILSKKGWIRAAKGHVPLDQEFKYKEGDELAFIVHAQTTDKILIAAENGRFYTLGADKLPGARGFGEPVQSMVDLEADTGISGMLVHNPKGRLLLASSIGKGFVAEEAELLAETRKGRQVVNLKGGAQLQVMRAIPEGHDHVACVGDNRKLVVFNLEEMPVMARGQGVMLQRYRDGGLSDATTFVLADGLSWQMGGKGDRTRTETDIWQWKVARGAAGRLPPQGFPKDDRFGILPDRLERAEKET, from the coding sequence ATGGCTGACGTTACCGAAATTCCCGATTCCGATCCGTTTGACGCGATTGTCGATGCGCCGTTCGATTCCGCGCTGGAAGAGCGCTATCTCGTTTATGCGCTCTCGACGATTACCGCGCGCTCGCTGCCCGACCTGCGCGACGGGTTAAAGCCCGTCCACCGCCGCTTGCTGTGGGCGATGCGGCAGTTGAAGCTTGATCCCAATTCCGCATTCAAGAAGTCCGCCCGCGTTGTGGGTGACGTGATCGGTAAATACCACCCGCATGGCGATGCCAGTGTCTATGACGCGATGGTTCGCTTGGCTCAGGATTTTGCGCTGCGCTATCCGCTGGTCGAGGGGCAGGGGAACTTCGGCAATATCGACGGCGATAATGCCGCCGCTTATCGCTACACCGAAGCGCGCCTGACCAAGACCGCGCTGCAATTGATGGCTGGCCTCGACGAAGGCACAGTCGATTTCATCCCGACCTATAATGGTGAAGAGCAGGAGCCGGAGATTTTCCCCGGCCTGTTCCCCAATCTGCTCGCGAACGGTTCGAGCGGCATTGCGGTTGGCATGGCGACTAACATCCCGTCGCACAATGTCGCAGAAGTGATCGACGCCACTTTGGAGCTCATTGATAATCCGCATGTTGAGCATGCGCGATTGATGGAGCTGTTTCAGGGGCCGGATTTTGCCACTGGCGGCCAGATCATCGACAGCCACGAAGCGATTGCGCATGCCTATGAAACAGGGCGTGGTAGCTTTCGCGTGCGCGGCGTGTTCCATGCGGCCGAGGCGGACAAGGCCGAAGATCGCGAAGCGGGGATTGAACGCCTGGGCGGCGGGCAATGGCAGCTGGTTATCTCTCAAATCCCGTATCAGGTGCAGAAGGGCAAGCTGATCGAGCAGATCGCGCAAGCGATTGCTGACAAGAAGCTGCCGATCCTAGACGATGTGCGCGACGAATCTGACGAGCAGATCCGGATTGTACTGGTTCCGCGCAGCCGCAATGTTGACCCCGAACTGCTCAAGGAATCGGTCTTCAAGCTGACCGATCTCGAAACCCGTTTTGGCCTCAACCTCAACGTGCTCGATGCCAATCGCACGCCGATGGTCATGGGACTGAAAGAGCTGTTGCAGAACTGGGTTGCGAGCCAGATCGACATCCTGCAGCGCCGCAGCCAGCACCGGCTGGATCAGATCGCGCGGCGGCTGGAGCTGGTCGAAGGCTATATCATCGCTTTCCTCAACCTCGACCGGGTGATCGAGATCATCCGTTACGAAGATGATCCGAAATCCGTGATGATGGCGGAATTCAAGCTGACGGATCGCCAGGCGGAAGCCATCCTCAACATGCGGCTGCGCAGTTTGCGCAAGCTGGAAGAAATGCAGCTGCGCAATGAGAAGGACGAATTGCTGGCAGAGCAGGAAGAGCTGGAAACTCTGCTTGGCTCGCCCGCGCGCCAACGCACCAGGCTGAAACGCGATCTGAAGGCTTTGCTCAAAGAATACGGGCCTGAAACCAAGCTGGGCGCGCGCCGGACCAAGATCGAAGAGGCGGAACCGGCGGTGGAATTCAGCATGGATGCGATGATCGAGAAGGAACCGGTCACTATCATCCTGTCAAAGAAGGGCTGGATCCGCGCGGCCAAGGGACACGTGCCGCTCGATCAGGAATTCAAATACAAGGAAGGCGATGAGCTGGCCTTCATCGTCCATGCGCAAACGACCGACAAAATTCTGATCGCGGCGGAAAACGGGCGTTTCTACACTCTGGGCGCAGACAAATTGCCGGGTGCGCGCGGCTTTGGCGAACCTGTCCAGTCGATGGTTGATCTCGAGGCCGATACAGGCATTTCAGGCATGTTGGTGCATAATCCCAAGGGTCGGCTGCTTCTGGCCTCCAGCATCGGCAAGGGCTTTGTCGCGGAAGAAGCTGAACTGCTGGCCGAGACCCGTAAGGGCCGTCAGGTGGTCAATTTGAAAGGCGGTGCGCAGCTACAGGTGATGCGCGCGATCCCGGAGGGGCATGATCATGTCGCCTGCGTGGGCGACAACCGCAAGCTGGTGGTTTTCAATCTGGAGGAAATGCCGGTCATGGCGCGCGGGCAAGGCGTAATGCTGCAACGCTATCGCGATGGCGGATTGTCCGATGCGACAACGTTCGTATTGGCGGATGGATTGAGCTGGCAGATGGGCGGGAAGGGTGATCGCACCCGGACCGAAACCGACATTTGGCAATGGAAGGTTGCGCGCGGTGCGGCCGGGCGCTTGCCGCCGCAGGGCTTCCCGAAAGACGACCGCTTCGGCATTTTGCCGGATAGGCTCGAGAGGGCTGAGAAAGAAACCTGA